The following proteins come from a genomic window of Syngnathus acus chromosome 15, fSynAcu1.2, whole genome shotgun sequence:
- the znf365 gene encoding LOW QUALITY PROTEIN: uncharacterized protein znf365 (The sequence of the model RefSeq protein was modified relative to this genomic sequence to represent the inferred CDS: deleted 1 base in 1 codon), with protein MQQKLCSEGSGSFHDGERSSGLHSLYAQREYPYEYRGFSITGKLPPKNGGLTAARGMRRSLSDGRDTSQFLISRRRTRSVGTRAHQDELKHQDEHEELLARDSEREKIGTSDRSPDHYRGFHLGQDLGVDVGPDWNAEALGQGCCSGPDTTWCLLAAPHGGLAASTIDGIGTGGSPQRRLARVRTELAQAHTRLLCERAHTQHLSRERQEVAEKERSLSRQVDMAVMVIAALKEQINASENELERRERQVLSIHEFLETAARQETSGKVRIQSFIENLLRRIALAETLLEDYQRRQTPATKPRQTLQDHQEQVSWMSAVVRCPRQRARAEAVERAARAAEQREQRERLVRSSRLFCRPEHRDDIWNQRRRSAGYEA; from the exons ATGCAGCAAAAGCTTTGCTCTGAAGGTTCCGGTTCTTTTCACGATGGGGAGCGCTCGTCAGGCCTCCACAGCCTGTACGCCCAAAGGGAGTACCCGTATGAGTACCGCGGCTTCAGCATCACCGGAAAGCTCCCGCCGAAGAATGGTGGTCTCACGGCAGCTCGCGGCATGCGGCGCTCACTCAGCGACGGCAGGGACACCTCCCAATTCCTGATCtccaggaggaggacgagaagCGTGGGCACGCGTGCGCACCAGGACGAGCTTAAGCACCAGGACGAGCATGAGGAACTGCTTGCCAGagacagcgagagagagaagatTGGGACCTCGGACAGGTCGCCAGATCATTACAGGGGTTTTCATTTGGGACAGGATCTCGGCGTGGACGTCGGCCCAGACTGGAATGCAGAGGCGCTCG GACAGGGCTGTTGTTCGGGCCCAGACACCACCTGGTGCTTGCTCGCGGCGCCGCACGGAGGCCTGGCCGCCAGCACCATTGATGGCATTGGCACTGGGGGGTCCCCACAGCGGCGGCTGGCTCGCGTCAGGACGGAGCTGGCGCAGGCGCACACGCGGCTGCTGTGCGAGCGCGCCCACACACAGCATCTGTCTCGCGAGAGGCAGGAAGTGGCGGAGAAGGAGCGGTCGCTGAGCCGGCAGGTGGACATGGCAGTCATGGTGATCGCTGCCCTCAAGGAGCAAATCAACGCTTCCGAAAACGAGCTGGAGCGACGTGAAAG GCAGGTGCTGAGCATCCACGAGTTTCTGGAAACGGCCGCACGCCAGGAGACCAGCGGTAAGGTCCGAATCCAGTCATTCATCGAGAATCTGCTCCGACGCATCGCGCTGGCCGAGACCCTCCTGGAGGACTACCAG CGGCGGCAGACACCGGCCACCAAACCGAGACAAACCTTGCAGGATCACCAAGAGCAG GTCAGCTGGATGTCAGCTGTCGTGCGGTGTCCACGGCAACGTGCCCGTGCAGAGGCCGTTGAGCGAGCTGCGCGAGCCGCG GAGCAGCGCGAGCAGCGCGAGCGTCTGGTGCGTTCATCCCGTCTCTTTTGTCGACCCGAACACCGGGACGACATTTGGAACCAGCGGCGCCGCTCAGCCGGATACGAGGCCTAA